Proteins from a genomic interval of Taeniopygia guttata chromosome 35, bTaeGut7.mat, whole genome shotgun sequence:
- the LOC115493267 gene encoding class II histocompatibility antigen, B-L beta chain-like — translation MGRGAAAGAVLVALVALGAAPAAGAELSGVFQHMLKVECYFTNGTEKVRLVERQIYNRQQYVMFDSDVGEYVGFTPYGEKQARCRNSDSEWMQYKWGQVDTFCREWYQELTPFLTERRVPPSVSISLVPSSSQPGPGRLLCSVLDFYPAPIQVRWFQGQQELSEHVVATEVVPNGDWSYQLLVLLETPPRRGLTYSCQVEHGSLEHPLSQSWEMPPDAARSKMLTGIGGFVLGSLFLALGLGFYLRKKSS, via the exons ATGGGGCGAGGGGCGGCAGCCGGGGccgtgctggtggcactggtggcgCTGGGAGCCGCCCCGGCTGCGGGCGCGGAGCTCTCGG GGGTGTTCCAGCACATGCTTAAGGTTGAGTGTTACTTCACGAACGGCACGGAGAAGGTGAGGTTGGTGGAGAGGCAAATCTACAACCGGCAGCAGTACGTGATGTTCGACAGCGATGTGGGGGAGTACGTGGGGTTCACCCCCTATGGGGAGAAACAGGCCCGGTGCAGGAACAGCGACTCGGAATGGATGCAGTACAAATGGGGTCAAGTGGACACGTTCTGCCGGGAATGGTACCAGGAGTTAACCCCGTTCCTCACGGAGCGCCGAG tgccccccagcgTCTCCATCTCGCTGGTGCCCTCGAgctcccagcccggccccggccgcctGCTCTGCTCCGTGCTGGATTTCTACCCTGCCCCGATCCAGGTGAGGTGGttccagggccagcaggagctctcGGAGCACGTGGTGGCCACCGAGGTGGTCCCCAACGGGGACTGGAGCTaccagctgctggtgctgctggaaaccCCCCCCCGGCGCGGGCTCACCTACAGCTGCCAGGTGGAGCACGGCAGCCTGGAGCACCCCCTGAGCCAGAGCTGGG AGATGCCGCCGGACGCCGCCCGCAGCAAGATGCTGACGGGCATCGGGGGCTTCGTCTTGGGCTCGCTCTTCCTGGCGCTGGGGCTCGGCTTCTACCTGCGCAAGAAG AGCTCCTGA
- the LOC140681409 gene encoding class II histocompatibility antigen, B-L beta chain-like, producing MGRGAAAGAVLVALVALGAAPAAGAELSAVFQHMFNAECHFTNGTEKVRYVQRYIYNREQYLMFDSDVGEYVGFTPLGEKNAKRFNNDPEIMERRRAAVDWFCLDWYDPFLMERRVPPSVSISLVPSSSQPGPGRLLCSVLDFYPAPIQVRWFQGQQELSEHVVATEVVPNGDWSYQLLVLLETPPRRGLTYSCQVEHGSLEHPLSQSWEMPPDAARSKMLTGIGGFVLGSLFLALGLGFYLRKKSS from the exons ATGGGGCGAGGGGCGGCAGCCGGGGccgtgctggtggcactggtggcgCTGGGAGCCGCCCCGGCTGCGGGCGCGGAGCTCTCGG CGGTGTTCCAGCACATGTTTAACGCTGAGTGTCACTTCACGAACGGCACGGAGAAGGTGAGGTACGTGCAGCGCTACATCTACAACCGGGAGCAGTACCTGATGTTCGACAGCGACGTGGGGGAGTACGTGGGGTTCACCCCCCTTGGGGAGAAGAATGCCAAGCGCTTCAACAACGACCCGGAAATAATGGAGCGCAGACGGGCTGCGGTTGACTGGTTCTGCCTGGACTGGTACGACCCGTTCCTCATGGAGCGCCGAG tgccccccagcgTCTCCATCTCGCTGGTGCCCTCGAgctcccagcccggccccggccgcctGCTCTGCTCCGTGCTGGATTTCTACCCTGCCCCGATCCAGGTGAGGTGGttccagggccagcaggagctctcGGAGCACGTGGTGGCCACCGAGGTGGTCCCCAACGGGGACTGGAGCTaccagctgctggtgctgctggaaaccCCCCCCCGGCGCGGGCTCACCTACAGCTGCCAGGTGGAGCACGGCAGCCTGGAGCACCCCCTGAGCCAGAGCTGGG AGATGCCGCCGGACGCCGCCCGCAGCAAGATGCTGACGGGCATCGGGGGCTTCGTCTTGGGCTCGCTCTTCCTGGCGCTGGGGCTCGGCTTCTACCTGCGCAAGAAG AGCTCCTGA